The following nucleotide sequence is from Pochonia chlamydosporia 170 chromosome 4, whole genome shotgun sequence.
AGTGGTTGTCTGCTCTAATAGACCCTGTCTTTTATCTACAAGATCCCTCGACGACTTTGTCATAGATTAAGCTCAATAGCTGTTGGATACAAGAAGTCTCACCACATCTGCTTGATACAAGAACAACTACCCTGGATTGAGAGGAAATCTGTCCGCCATCGGTGTGGGTGGACAGCCACGTGGTTATCAGCAGGGAAACTCGGCTAATGGGTGTGTACTGCGGCTTCAGAACCAGTCCGTGAACGAGAAAAATTCGTCCAATGTGTCTAACAACTCTGGTGTGTGTACTCGGTCCagcagtactccgtactttgaTGCAACCATTCCAAACTGCGGGGTGGGAAATCCTGGCAGTTTACGCAAACTAACGGCTTGACCGAATTGAAAGGGGCCGCTAGGTGTAGAAAACTGGTAGAACTCATAGGAGCACGATTTATGAGCAAGGAAGGAGTCGTTTCCCAATGAAGTCGATGGGGACAAGTCGATGGACCACGGTCTACAAATAAACCTTTGTGCCTCACAGTCAATATCCCAAATCAAAAGTCTCCGCATGGCGGTTTCGTGACAGGAGCTTGGCTACATGGTTCAAATGCACCTTTGACTGTTGGTTGAAGGTACTTTGCTAAGCACCCACGCAAATCAAGCCAGGCAAACGCAACTGATCAAATATTTGGATGCAAAAGGCTGGGACATGCCGAAGGGAGGGGAGGTGTGTGGCGgtcgccatcaacaatcCCTGCATTCGGACCAGCGACTGCCCCTTGTCCCAACTGACAGTCAAGTTGAAGGTTCGTTCCCTCATTCCTCGTTCAGAGAACGGATGCCCAGTATCAATTGGTCTGTTAGCTGGTatgttggtggttgtccTGGCACTTCGAGGTTTGGTGTCGGTGTGTGTGTTGGAGCACGAGACggcatactccgtactttgaGTAATTGCAAGAACCGAATCCTGGATAGCGTAGTTTGTACTCGAAGAatatgtacctaggtatgcgAGGTAAATTGTGACTTATGCTAGTTTGTCTCCCGCGGCATTGAGGGAATGAGTGCTTCGACGGATAACTGGCTGGACTGCATCAGGCTTGACGTCTCTCCTGTCAGTCAGTTAGTCAGTCACTCTCAATctggatgtgatgtgatgggatgggatttGATGGGAtttgatgggatggggacCTGCGCACAAGCATGCCCAACTGTGCAGGTGAGCAGGCGGCAGGGTTCAGACCAGGCTGGTAGAGGAGGCGCAGGACCAATCAATTCTCGTCACATCTCTCCTGCTCAAGCCTGCACTGCGTTGTCTCCGCCCGCACCGCCCTCTGCTGCGCCAGACAGTCAGTCAGCACATTACACTGGACTGTACTAGTAGGTACTCTCTCCTTGTCGAGGCACCACACGGGTACTTTCCACTTTCCAGCCCGCACTTGGACTGGAACACTGGAACAGCCGTGCTCCATCCAACTCTGTATGGAGCCCGGGAGCCACGAGGGCCGTCCCACTCTTCGTTCTGCCCCAGCTCATAAACACGCACGTCGTCTCGACTGACCAAGCAGCAACTTTTGTCTTTACCAACCGCCATGCCATGGCGATTTCTGTCGCCATTTCGGCTGTCCAATGTCTCTCTTAATCCTGCCTGAGTACGAGATCGGCGACGCCGATGACGATAGCATCTACTCGGTAATATCGACGTCGCCCGACCTTGACACAGCTACGTCTCCGAGCGAATTCGGACACGACGCCGACGACGATTTCGAGCAGTTTTCTCTCGACGGCGATGGCATCGGCGATGGTGACGGGGTGAACTCGGAAATTTCCTGCGGATGCTCGACCTCTGTCACTCCAAGCGCCTACGAGGACGAGGTGGCACATGGTCGACGATACCATGGGTTCCATAAGGGACGCTACCCATTACCcaatgatgatttggagCAACGGAGGGAGGAAACAAATCATGCTTTGATGCTAGAACTTACTGTATGCGCCTTGATCATTGTGGCCAGTGTTGCATTGGAGGCGCATCCGCGCTTGACGGACGCGGGCATCTTGAATACTAACTGATCACAAGGGCGGACGACTCTTTTATTCCGACATTGGCAAACATCCGCAAAAGATTATTGACAttggaactggaactggtATGTTAATACTCCCCAGTGATGAATACCAGCATGAGCGACGACAATGCTAACTGCTGTCTCAATAGGAACATGGGCCATTGATGGTAACGCTGCAGCGAGACCCTCTGCGTACTTTGGCATCAAGGGCAATCCAATTGCTAACTCATTTTAGTCGCCGACCAATACCCGAGTGCCAGTGTGGTTGGGACTGATTTATCTCCTATACAGCCGAAATGGGTACCTGTCAATGTACGGATGTATGTCGACGATTGCGAGGAGCCCGACTGGCTCCATGGGTCTAATTTCGACCTGGTGCATTTTCGTGGTATGGCAGGCATGCTACGAGATCTGGATAGAATGTTGAAGAGAACATATCCGTATGACCTCCTTTGGCAAACACCAAGTGGGTGAGGCAAGGGCTAACTGTTTTCGATAGGCACGTGCGAGAGGGTGGCTGGGTGGAATTCCACGAGTTTATTCCTCAAATACTATGCGATGACGGAACCATGAGTGAGGAAGATCCATTACGGATATTTTTTGATGCCTCGACACAAGGTCTCAGAACATTTGGAGGCGAGCCTCTGAGAGCCCTTAATTTGGAGGAAACCCTCGTAGGTGCCGGATTCACAAACATTCACGTTATAACGAAGAAGGTGCCCATTGCGGCCTGGCCACGAGATAAGCACTTAAAGACTGTCGGCATGTTTACGAGGGCAGTGATACTGGATTCACTTGGCGCTCTTGCAGCGAAGCCACTTGCTGCTCTGGGCATACCTTCAGAAGACCGACGAGCCCTGGTCACACAAGTAAAACGAAGCCTAAACGACAGAAGGATACATCGTTATATGAAATGTGTCATTTGCTATGggcagaagaaggagaatCCCGACTCGACATAGGAAGATTTTTGGGACACCGAGATTGAGGATTAGGTATTCTGATTTGATGCTCTATCCCGGGACAACGGAATGAGCAAGTCATATCCCAGCCGCCTGGGAAAGGAGTTTTTCAGTGTGTAAAACAccatttttttttcgttAATTTTGTTTAAGCTGGGCTTTATATTCATGCCGAGGACTCTGTCTTTTATATCTGAGAAGGCTATTTTGATTGCTTTGTTTTATCTCATTCGCTTTGCATGGGGTCTGAGGAGTTGGGCATTGAGCTGATTAACCAAGGTGCAATGAGGACAAGatactttttctttttgggggAGGGCATAGTCAAAATAATGAAGAAAAGTGACTGCCACGTCAATTCCCTCTAGAATAATCCATGGTGACTGCGGATATGTGCTTTGACCTGATTATTGTGTTCATTTTGTTATCCGTGGTTGGCTTTCCAGCCTGATTCCACAGACGCTCTATGTCCATGTATGGGCGAAGATGACAAAGCAGGTTCGGTCAGACAcccaccacaccacaaacTAGAGCTTTGGAGCTTCGATGGAGCAGCAAGACATTTCGACTTTCCACAACCAAAGGAACCCGCAGTTTAGCACAACAAACCCACTCCAGCTGCAATTTTTACTCGAATAGACGTGCAAAAATAACCGACTacaacttgaacaacatACGGCAAAGCCTTCAGGCACTCCAAGCCGCCGCAATGGCGACCGCAACCAAAACCTCCGCAaacgccgcct
It contains:
- a CDS encoding methyltransferase LaeA-like (similar to Metarhizium acridum CQMa 102 XP_007806684.1), translating into MSLLILPEYEIGDADDDSIYSVISTSPDLDTATSPSEFGHDADDDFEQFSLDGDGIGDGDGVNSEISCGCSTSVTPSAYEDEVAHGRRYHGFHKGRYPLPNDDLEQRREETNHALMLELTGGRLFYSDIGKHPQKIIDIGTGTGTWAIDVADQYPSASVVGTDLSPIQPKWVPVNVRMYVDDCEEPDWLHGSNFDLVHFRGMAGMLRDLDRMLKRTYPHVREGGWVEFHEFIPQILCDDGTMSEEDPLRIFFDASTQGLRTFGGEPLRALNLEETLVGAGFTNIHVITKKVPIAAWPRDKHLKTVGMFTRAVILDSLGALAAKPLAALGIPSEDRRALVTQVKRSLNDRRIHRYMKCVICYGQKKENPDST